Part of the Pseudomonas sp. ADAK13 genome is shown below.
TCACAAATAAAAATTGGACGCTGAACCCGGGCTGCGGTGAAGTAAGGCCCGTCATACACGATATGACAGGGTTTGGCCTATAACAATGAGAACAAGGAGGCACCATGCTCGGCATGGCTAACGACACCTATCTGCTGCTGGACGCGCTGGTCACGATTATCGGATTGATATTGTTGATCACCCATTTCAAGGTTCACCCCTTCGTCGCCCTGACCCTCGCCGCCGGTTTTCTCGGCCTGACCTCCGGCATGCCGGTGGACAAGGTCATGAAAGCGTTCCAGGACGGCTTTGGCGGAGTGCTGGGGTTTGTCGGGATCATCCTCGGCCTGGGCACCATGCTCGGCAAGCTGATGGCGGATTCCGGTGGCGCCGACCAGATTGCCCGCACGCTGATCCGCGCTTTCGGCAAACAGCGGGTGCACTGGGCGATGATGTTTTCCGCGTTCCTGGTGGGCATCCCGCTGTTTTTTGAAATCGGCTTTGTGCTGTTGATTCCCCTGGTGTTCATCGTGGCCCGGCGTACCGGGCTGTCGCTGATCAAGATCGGCATGCCGCTGCTGGCCGGGTTGTCGGTGGTGCACGGCCTGGTGCCGCCGCACCCGGGGCCGTTGCTGGCCATCGGGATCTTCGGCGCGGATATCGGCAAGACGATTTTCTACGGGCTGGTGGTCGGCCTGCCCACGGCAATCATCGCCGGGCCGCTGTTCGGCAACCTGATCTCACGCTACGTGCCGGGCAGCCCGTCCCCGGAATTGATGGAGCAACTGGCCAAGGAATCCTCCGGCGAGAACCTGCCGGGTTTCGGCATCACCGTGACCACGATCCTGCTGCCGGTATTCCTGATGCTGCTCAAGACCTTCGCCGATGTGGCGTTTGCCGCTGACAGCACCTTCCGCGTGTGGATGGACCTGATCGGCCACCCGATCACCGCCCTCCTCGCCGCCTTGCTCCTGGCG
Proteins encoded:
- a CDS encoding GntP family permease yields the protein MLGMANDTYLLLDALVTIIGLILLITHFKVHPFVALTLAAGFLGLTSGMPVDKVMKAFQDGFGGVLGFVGIILGLGTMLGKLMADSGGADQIARTLIRAFGKQRVHWAMMFSAFLVGIPLFFEIGFVLLIPLVFIVARRTGLSLIKIGMPLLAGLSVVHGLVPPHPGPLLAIGIFGADIGKTIFYGLVVGLPTAIIAGPLFGNLISRYVPGSPSPELMEQLAKESSGENLPGFGITVTTILLPVFLMLLKTFADVAFAADSTFRVWMDLIGHPITALLAALLLAFYTFGAARGFSREQLSKLLDSSLAPTAAIVLIVGAGGGFKQMLVASGVGDVIGHMAVRAEISPILLAWLVAAVIRVATGSATVATITGAGIVAPVIGLMPGVNRELLVLATGAGSLVLSHVNDAGFWLVKQYFNMTVVETFKTWTLMETVLSFAALGFIMLLSLVV